One window from the genome of Pseudonocardia hierapolitana encodes:
- a CDS encoding CheR family methyltransferase: protein MPEPDPAFETLLVHLRDSRGFDFTGYKRTSLVRRIDRRLGQVGCSDYADYLDYLELHREEFTALFNTILINVTGFFRDPEPWEFLRAQVLPGLLAGKGANEPIRVWSAGCASGQEAYTLAMLLAELMGADEFRRRVKIYATDVDEEGLIQARHAVYDEREVRAVPAALLERYFERQGQTHTFRKDLRRSVIFGRNDLVQDAPISRVDMLVCRNTLMYLTAETQARILSRFHFALTTSGALFLGKAEMLLSHSGLFTPIDLKHRVFRKVPRPVAAGAPVLADPITLPGGGNPGGLDRIRDEALLAGPVAQLVVTADGTVAAVNHQAEMLLGVSTRDKGRPFRDLEVSYRPLELRRFIEQAQVERRTVRAGDTVFHRGGEQLTLEVQITPLVDHDSGVLGVTVAFHDVTESRRLQAELEATHRQLEAAYEELQSINEELETTNEELQSTVEELETTNEELQSTNEELETMNEELQSTNDELQAINDELQDRTGQLDESNAFLEAILTGLRAGVVVLAPDMSVRVWNQEAHELWGLRPEETIGRHFLTLDIGLPLEELAPMIRRALGGEPGPQELALPAVNRRGRRIGVRVLGSPLTGYDDRPAGVILMMEQDGHADARTGDGAS from the coding sequence GTGCCCGAGCCGGATCCCGCCTTCGAGACGCTGCTGGTGCACCTGCGCGACAGCCGGGGCTTCGACTTCACGGGGTACAAGCGCACGAGCCTCGTGCGCCGCATCGACCGCCGGTTGGGTCAGGTCGGCTGCTCCGACTACGCCGACTACCTCGACTACCTGGAACTCCACAGGGAGGAGTTCACCGCCCTCTTCAACACGATCCTCATCAACGTCACCGGCTTCTTCCGTGATCCGGAGCCGTGGGAGTTCCTGCGCGCACAGGTCCTGCCCGGGCTGCTCGCCGGCAAGGGCGCGAACGAGCCGATCCGGGTGTGGAGCGCGGGCTGCGCATCGGGTCAGGAGGCGTACACGCTGGCCATGTTGCTGGCCGAGCTCATGGGCGCAGACGAGTTCCGCCGCCGGGTGAAGATCTACGCCACCGACGTCGACGAGGAGGGCCTCATCCAGGCCCGCCACGCCGTCTACGACGAGCGGGAGGTGCGCGCCGTCCCGGCCGCACTCCTGGAGCGGTACTTCGAGCGCCAGGGCCAGACCCACACCTTCCGGAAGGACCTGCGCCGGTCGGTGATCTTCGGACGCAACGACCTCGTCCAGGACGCCCCGATCTCCCGGGTCGACATGCTGGTCTGCCGCAACACGCTCATGTACCTCACCGCCGAGACCCAGGCCCGGATCCTGTCGAGGTTCCACTTCGCACTCACCACCTCGGGCGCGCTGTTCCTCGGCAAGGCTGAGATGCTGCTCAGCCACAGCGGCCTGTTCACCCCGATCGACCTCAAGCACCGCGTGTTCCGCAAGGTGCCGCGCCCGGTCGCAGCGGGGGCGCCGGTCCTGGCCGACCCGATCACGCTGCCCGGCGGCGGCAACCCCGGCGGGCTCGACCGGATCCGCGACGAGGCACTGCTCGCCGGTCCCGTCGCGCAGCTCGTCGTCACCGCGGACGGCACCGTGGCCGCGGTGAACCACCAGGCCGAGATGCTGCTGGGGGTCTCCACCCGGGACAAGGGGCGTCCGTTCCGGGACCTCGAGGTGTCCTACCGCCCGCTGGAGCTGCGCCGCTTCATCGAGCAGGCGCAGGTGGAACGGCGCACCGTGCGCGCGGGGGACACGGTGTTCCACCGGGGCGGCGAGCAGCTCACGCTCGAGGTGCAGATCACCCCGCTGGTCGACCACGATTCCGGCGTGCTCGGCGTCACGGTGGCCTTCCACGACGTCACGGAGTCGCGCCGGCTGCAGGCTGAGCTGGAGGCCACCCACCGCCAGCTCGAGGCCGCCTACGAGGAGCTCCAGTCCATCAACGAGGAGCTCGAGACCACGAACGAGGAACTGCAGTCCACGGTGGAGGAGCTGGAGACCACCAATGAGGAGCTCCAGTCCACGAACGAGGAGCTCGAGACGATGAACGAGGAGCTCCAGTCCACCAACGACGAGCTGCAAGCCATCAACGACGAGTTGCAGGACCGCACCGGCCAGCTGGATGAGTCCAACGCCTTCCTGGAGGCCATCCTGACCGGGCTGCGCGCGGGCGTCGTGGTGCTGGCCCCTGACATGTCGGTGCGAGTCTGGAACCAGGAGGCCCACGAGCTGTGGGGACTGCGGCCCGAGGAGACGATCGGCCGGCATTTCCTGACTCTCGACATCGGGCTGCCGCTGGAGGAGCTGGCCCCCATGATCCGCCGGGCGCTGGGCGGCGAGCCGGGACCGCAGGAGCTCGCGCTGCCCGCGGTGAACCGGCGCGGCCGCCGGATCGGGGTGCGGGTGCTCGGCAGCCCCCTCACCGGCTACGACGACCGGCCGGCCGGCGTGATCCTGATGATGGAGCAGGACGGCCACGCCGACGCCCGGACCGGGGACGGAGCGAGCTGA
- a CDS encoding ATP-binding protein, which produces MEVLEGLWSETEACQNHALVRLRGVLTLVTVPRVRRVLDKLLRDPGAVVVDLSELELGWKPALEVFPSALAAAGGWSTARLVLTGADEPLAAQLRGLRVHRTVPLVDDPAAAPARLEQRPDHVARHRDLPLSPYAPAMARDLVRDTCADWSIMAAEDAAALVASELVSNAVQHARSGCRLSMHIDSSGLHIAVRDYAPGRDLRPRPVDAARAEGRGMHLVATLSSAWGVREQADGKTAWAVLALPA; this is translated from the coding sequence ATGGAGGTGCTCGAGGGCCTGTGGAGCGAGACAGAGGCGTGCCAGAACCACGCCCTCGTGCGGCTGCGGGGCGTGCTCACCCTGGTCACGGTGCCGCGCGTCCGGCGGGTGCTGGACAAGCTGCTGCGTGATCCCGGTGCGGTCGTCGTCGACCTGTCCGAGCTGGAGCTCGGCTGGAAGCCGGCCCTGGAGGTCTTCCCCTCCGCGCTGGCTGCGGCGGGCGGCTGGTCCACCGCCCGCCTCGTACTGACCGGCGCCGACGAACCGCTGGCCGCACAGCTTCGCGGGCTGCGCGTCCACCGGACCGTCCCGCTGGTCGACGATCCCGCGGCCGCCCCCGCTCGCCTCGAGCAGCGGCCGGACCACGTGGCGCGCCACCGGGACCTGCCGCTGTCCCCCTACGCCCCGGCCATGGCCCGGGACCTGGTGCGAGACACCTGCGCCGACTGGTCGATCATGGCGGCCGAGGACGCTGCCGCGCTGGTCGCGAGCGAGCTCGTGAGCAACGCCGTGCAGCACGCACGCAGCGGGTGCCGACTGTCGATGCACATCGATTCCTCAGGGCTGCACATCGCTGTGCGCGACTACGCGCCGGGACGCGACCTGCGGCCCCGCCCGGTTGACGCGGCCCGCGCCGAAGGGCGCGGCATGCACCTCGTCGCGACGCTCTCCAGCGCATGGGGGGTTCGCGAGCAGGCCGACGGCAAGACCGCTTGGGCGGTCCTCGCGCTGCCCGCCTGA